Below is a window of Ignavibacteriota bacterium DNA.
TTACCTTTTGGGCAAGAGCTACAGTAGAAACAAAATTTAATTTCGGTATTGGAAATGACAATACAGGAACTTCTAAATATACTGCACAAGTATCGGATGTCGCGTTGCATCAGGTGTGGACAAAGTATGTCTTTCCAATTCCTTCTCCTGAAAAACTCTCAAAAGAAAAAGGTCTGTTTTTCTTTTCTGCCGCTAATTTGAATGGTGTAGGTTACAATTTCTGGCTTGATGAAATTAAATATGAGAACATTGGTACTATTACTGATCCGCGTACATCTATAACAACATCATCATTTAACAATGCAATTGAAGGGGATACCTTTGTAATTGATAAATCGATTGATGTGAAGTTTAATCTCAATGGTAGAGATCAAACGGTACAAGCATCACCGAGTTATTTAAAATATTTTTCATCTGCTGATACTGTTGCCTCAGTCAGTACCGATGGGGTTATTAAAGCGGTGGGACCCGGCAGTGCAATTATTACAGCAAAACTTGGTTCGGTTAATGCCACTGGTCAAGTAGCCGTCAACAACGTTAAAGCTGCACTAAGTCCAACGACTCCGGCTACTACTCCTCTACATGCATCGGATAAAGTGATTTCAATTTTCAGCGATACATACAGCAACATCCCGGTGGATACGTGGTCGGCAGAGTGGACGAATCATGCAAAAGTTGAAAACAGAACGATTAACGATAACAATGTAAAAGTATATACTAACCTTGATTTTGCAGGAATCATTTTTTCGAAGAACACCATTGATGCCTCAATGATGACTCATTTTCACTTGGATATCTGGACTCAGTATCCGACTTCATCTGCTTCGTTCAAAGTTAAATTGGTTGACTTTGGGAACAATGGTAAATATGGAGGAGGTGATGACGTTCAATCTGAATGTACTTTTACTTCAACAACACAACCGAATGCTTTACGAACAGGTTCGTGGATTAGTCTTGATATTCCCCTTTCAGATTTTGCTGCACTTACCACACGAAGCCACCTCGCACAATTAATTATATCGGGTGGGTTGAAAACCGTTTGGGTGGATAATGTGTATCTTTATCAGGGAACGGTCACTCCCGGACAAACAGCGCCAACAACCGCGGCTCCTCTACCAACCGTCCCGAGTGTTAATGTAATATCATTATTCAGTGATAATTACAATAACAATGCTGTCGATACCTGGTCTGCCCAATGGGATATGGCTGATGAAACATACAGGTCGGTTGCAGGAAACGATGTTATGCTTTACACTAATCTTGATTATGCTGGTATAGAATTTACAGGCGCGAATCAGATTAATGCTTCATCAATGGAAAATTTCCACGTTGATATCTGGACACCAAACTCGATTTTGGGTGCAACGTTTAAAGTTAAATTGGTAGATTTCGGGGTAAATGGTGTGTATGGTGGTGGCGATGATGTACAATCCGAACTTACTTTTACCTCTGCTTCCTCACCCAGCCCTCTTAGAACCGCCTCCTGGGTATCTCTCGATATTCCATTAGCTAGTTTTACAGGACTTACTACGAAAGCAAATCTGTCGCAATTAATTCTTTCGGCAACCGGCGCATTGAAAACGATTTGGGTTGACAATATCTATTTCTACAAAGTAATTCCTGCAACGGGCGCTCCGATTCCTCCGGTTAGAGATGAAGCCGATGTGATTTCGCTTTTTAGTGACGCGTATACCAATCATCCGGTTAATGGAGATATATGGGCGGCGTCCTGGCAATACAGTACCGCTATTGTTACAAACAAAACTATAGGTAGTGATAATGTGAAGGTATATACAAACCTCAATTTTGCAGGTGTTGAATTCACCGGTGCAAATATGATTGATGCCTCTACGATGAATTACTTCCACATTGATGTATGGACTCCGAATTCTGTTGTCTCTCCTTCAGCCATAAAAATAAAATTAGTTGACTTTGGTGGCAATGGAGTGTATGGCGGAAGCGATGATACAGCGTTTGAACTGACATTTAATTCAACCTCAACACCACCATTAGTTACCGGTGGTTGGGTAAGTCTTGATATTCAGTTGTCGAGATTCACAGGACTAACACAAAGAGCACATCTCGCTCAACTGATTGTTTCAGGCGCAGGAGATGTAAAAACCGTATGGTTTGATAATGTCTATTTCCATAAATAATACTTCAGAATATTAAAGACAAAAAATTATTCTATGAATCAAGACGAACAAAATACAACTGAGAAGCATAACGGTAACGTAACTCGTAATCGTCCATTAGCTGAATCGGTGTTGCGGCTAATTTGGAGCGAGCGTCAAATTTCCCGCGCTGATGTCGCAAGACGACTCGGTTTATCTCGTTCTACTGTCTCTGAAATTTTAGTACCGCTCCTCAAAACGGGGTTGGTAGCCGAAGTTGGCATAGGGAAATCGCGCGGTGGAAGGCCCCCTATTGTTCTTGAATTCCAAGACAATGCACGATATATCATTGGAGTAGATATTGGAGCAACCCACGTTTCTGTTGTTATTACCAATATGCGGGGCAAAGTGCTTGTTTGGAAAGAAAAAAATCATCCCGTTCGTACAGACCCGGAAGGAACTCGTGAGTTGGTGTTTGAACTCTGCGACAAGTGTATTGCAACTCAAGATAAGGGAGTGAAACGATTATTTCGAATAGGCGTTGCTTTGCCAAGTCCAATCGACCCGATTCGTCCGAATTGGCTTTCTGAAGTTGTTATTCCTGCATGGCAGGGGAGAACAGGATTAGAACGTCTCCAACAAAAGTATAACGTGCCTGCTCACGTAGATAACGATGCCAACCTTGCGGCGCTTGCAGAATATTGGTGGGGAGCCGGGCGGGGAGTGGATGACCGTATCTTTATTAAAATGGGGTATGGAATAGGCGCCGGATATATTTTTGGAGGAAATATATATCGGGGCTCGTCAGGTTTAGCAGGCGAAATCGGTCACATCCCAATTGATATAAATGGTAAACAATGTGTTTGCGGGCTAAAAGGTTGTCTGACCACGTTTGTTGGTGCAGAGGCGCTGGTTGCTCGAGCAAGAGAGTTACGGAACAAGTACCCGAAAAGTTTGCTCGCTGGAAATTCATTAACCATGACGGATATTGAGAACGCTGCATTATCCAACGACCCTCTTGCCCTTCAAGTGGTAAGTGAACTATCAACTTACATGGGAATAGCAATAGCAAGTTTAGTTAATACTATGAATCCCGCGATGGTAATTCTTGGCGGAGGGATGGCGCGCTTAGGAACATTACTTACTGAACAGATTCGTGATAAAGTGAAACGGAGTACGTTATTGAATCCCGGTTCTAATGTAGA
It encodes the following:
- a CDS encoding ROK family transcriptional regulator, producing MNQDEQNTTEKHNGNVTRNRPLAESVLRLIWSERQISRADVARRLGLSRSTVSEILVPLLKTGLVAEVGIGKSRGGRPPIVLEFQDNARYIIGVDIGATHVSVVITNMRGKVLVWKEKNHPVRTDPEGTRELVFELCDKCIATQDKGVKRLFRIGVALPSPIDPIRPNWLSEVVIPAWQGRTGLERLQQKYNVPAHVDNDANLAALAEYWWGAGRGVDDRIFIKMGYGIGAGYIFGGNIYRGSSGLAGEIGHIPIDINGKQCVCGLKGCLTTFVGAEALVARARELRNKYPKSLLAGNSLTMTDIENAALSNDPLALQVVSELSTYMGIAIASLVNTMNPAMVILGGGMARLGTLLTEQIRDKVKRSTLLNPGSNVEIGTSKIGPQAVAIGAATLALDEALSEPNLFQRSARKRVKRSTSKSK